A DNA window from Engystomops pustulosus chromosome 6, aEngPut4.maternal, whole genome shotgun sequence contains the following coding sequences:
- the LOC140064827 gene encoding bactericidal permeability-increasing protein-like yields MVSSSITPVLLSVAVYLCAAGAVNPGFVVRLTQMGLDYARQQGMTVLQQELAKVHLPDFSGSAHSPVGKVKYHFDSMKIRNFQLPNSQISPMPGVGLKLSISGGFIEIDGRWHVKALHISTKGGFNLKVEGISISVGLKVGSDTSGRPTIALSDCSNHISDVKIHVSGKLSWLVDLFRHNVDNALRKAIENQICPLVSNSITSKLEPLLQTLKVTAKIDNVAAIDYSLTGPPPVTTDCVDVQLKGEFFELSHRTPPPFSPPALKLPSDHSLMVYFGVSDYLFNTAGFVYYTAGKLIFNITDNMIPKDFSIRLNTSSFGVLIPQLKKMYPDMLMKLKISSTSAPSLDIRPGNITISPHIDIQAYVILPNSSLAPAFLLNLTTTALAKVAVKSGWIVGNLELSRVLMDLKHSDVGPFSVVILNTAVNYYLSKVILPQVNQILNKGYPLPLLDNVQLTDVVLQPQQDFLLFGANIHYGKTLNSTWIDRY; encoded by the exons ATGGTGTCCTCCAGCATAACGCCGGTACTCCTCTCTGTGGCCGTCTATCTGTGTGCAGCGGGTGCAGTGAACCCCGGTTTTGTGGTGAGGCTCACGCAGATGGGGCTGGATTATG CACGACAGCAGGGGATGACTGTTCTGCAGCAGGAACTCGCCAAGGTCCATCTTCCAGATTTCTCTGGCTCTGCACACTCTCCTGTAGGAAAAGTCAAATATCATTTCGAcag CATGAAAATTCGCAACTTCCAGTTACCCAACTCGCAGATCAGTCCAATGCCCGGTGTTGGCTTAAAGCTATCAATCTCAGGAGGCTTCATTGAGATAGACGGGAGGTGGCATGTCAAGGCACTGCACAT ATCCACAAAAGGAGGATTTAATCTGAAGGTGGAAGGAATTAGCATTTCTGTGGGGCTGAAAGTAGGAAGTGACACATCGGGAAGACCAACAATCGCTCTTTCAGATTGCAGCAACCACATCTCAGATGTCAAGATCCACGTGTCTGGGAAACTAAG CTGGTTGGTAGACCTCTTCCGTCACAATGTTGATAATGCGTTAAGAAAAGCTATTGAGAATCAG ATCTGTCCTCTGGTTAGTAATTCAATTACAAGCAAATTGGAACCATTACTGCAAACTTTAAAAG TGACGGCAAAAATTGACAATGTTGCTGCTATTGACTATTCTCTGACTGGGCCCCCGCCCGTGACCACAGATTGTGTGGATGTGCAACTGAAG GGAGAATTTTTTGAGCTATCCCATCGCACTCCACCACCTTTCTCACCACCAGCCCTGAAACTGCCTAGTGACCACAGCCTTATGGTTTACTTCGGGGTCTCTGACTATCTGTTTAACACGGCTGGATTTGTCTATTATACAGCTGGAAAACTGATCTTCAATATCACTGACAACATG ATTCCCAAGGACTTCAGCATTCGACTAAACACCTCTTCCTTTGGAGTGCTAATCCCTCAG TTGAAAAAGATGTACCCAGATATGTTGATGAAACTGAAGATTTCATCCACCTCCGCTCCATCACTGGACATCAGGCCGGGGAATATCACCATTTCACCCCACATAGATATTCAGGCCTATGTCATCTTACCCAACTCCTCCTTGGCTCCAGCTTTTCTTCTGAACCTG ACGACAACTGCTCTGGCAAAAGTGGCTGTAAAATCAGGGTGGATTGTGGGTAACCTAGAGCTTAGCAG AGTACTTATGGATCTTAAACATTCTGATGTCGGGCCGTTTTCT GTGGTAATACTGAACACGGCTGTGAACTACTACTTATCAAAAGTAATACTGCCTCAGGTTAACC AGATTCTGAACAAGGGTTACCCACTCCCGCTACTGGATAATGTGCAGCTCACAGATGTTGTCCTCCAGCCGCAGCAG